In Perca fluviatilis chromosome 14, GENO_Pfluv_1.0, whole genome shotgun sequence, a genomic segment contains:
- the si:ch211-63p21.1 gene encoding uncharacterized protein si:ch211-63p21.1, with amino-acid sequence MLQRESDSHGLFSSGETSENDYEMGASCGEVNVVCLCEASPCTLYSEAHTPTPETLLCEHCGKNRVMITRYSEGYGTEEECVMSDPQGESDADADIEDTDCRLQEPGSLQRISSRRRKRPRVARQDTTESEDDGGQSHRSHRWNLRLSPDRPHSRTILEESISQVRPLVICRPNVERQKSPVELPRGSKRLMCLWPSSLSLPLILLLLLPLSLSLVIVIVSFLLPWASA; translated from the exons ATGCTGCAGAGGGAATCTGACTCCCACGGCCTCTTTTCCTCCGGAGAGACGTCTGAGAATGACTATGAG atGGGGGCGAGTTGTGGAGAGGTAAATGTAGTGTGTCTGTGCGAGGCCAGTCCCTGTACACTTTACTCAGAAGCACACACGCCTACGCCG GAAACACTGCTGTGTGAGCACTGTGGAAAAAACAGGGTAATGATAACCAGGTACTCTGAGGGATACGGCACAGAG GAGGAGTGTGTAATGTCTGACCCTCAGGGGGAGAGTGATGCAGATGCTGATATAGAGGATACAGATTGCAG ACTCCAGGAGCCAGGTTCTCTCCAGCGAATCAGCTCGCGGAGACGTAAGCGGCCGCGGGTGGCGCGGCAAGACACCACAGAGAGCGAGGACGACGGTGGGCAGAGCCACAGATCACACCGCTGGAACCTCAGGCTCAGTCCTGACAGACCACACAGCAGGACCATACTGGAG GAGAGTATATCACAGGTCAGGCCACTGGTCATCTGCCGGCCAAACGTCGAGAGGCAAAAGAGTCCGGTTGAACTGCCCAGAGGTTCCAAACGCTTGATGTGTCTGTGGCCAtcttccctctccctccctctcatcctcctcctcttgctgcccctctccctctccctcgtCATTGTTATTGTGTCCTTCCTTCTACCCTGGGCCAGCGCTTGA